From a single Pseudomonas sp. A34-9 genomic region:
- a CDS encoding alpha/beta hydrolase: MSVMFSRWLPGLLLCAALPLSAHAATPTETAPEGPAYGPELQGFEYPYTLKHFAFQSQGKSLQMGYMDVAAHGKANGRTVVLMHGKNFCAATWDSSIKALSESGYRVIAPDQIGFCTSSKPDNYQYSFQQLATNTQQLLKALGIQKATLLGHSTGGMLATRYALLFPEQVEQLALVNPIGLEDWKALGVPYRTVDQWYQRELKVSAQGIRDYERTTYYDGRWKPEFDRWVDMLAGLSKGSGKTQVAWNSALIYDMIFTQPVYYEFKDLKMPTLLLIGTSDTTAIGKDLAPPEVKAKIGHYDVLGKQVAKLIPQSTLVEFPGMGHAPQMEEPAQFHKALLDWLNTSNSVR, encoded by the coding sequence ATGTCTGTCATGTTTTCCCGTTGGCTCCCCGGTTTGCTCCTGTGCGCTGCGCTGCCCCTGTCTGCACACGCTGCCACGCCAACCGAAACAGCACCGGAAGGCCCGGCCTATGGCCCGGAACTGCAAGGTTTCGAATACCCCTACACCCTGAAACACTTCGCTTTTCAATCTCAGGGTAAGTCCCTGCAGATGGGCTACATGGATGTCGCCGCTCACGGCAAGGCCAATGGCCGCACCGTGGTGCTGATGCATGGCAAGAATTTTTGCGCAGCGACCTGGGACAGTTCGATCAAGGCCTTGAGCGAGTCCGGTTACCGCGTGATCGCGCCGGATCAGATCGGCTTCTGCACCTCCAGCAAACCTGACAACTATCAGTACAGCTTTCAACAACTGGCGACCAACACTCAGCAGTTGCTCAAAGCGCTGGGCATTCAGAAAGCCACGTTGCTCGGCCACTCCACCGGCGGCATGCTCGCCACCCGCTATGCCTTGCTATTCCCCGAGCAGGTCGAGCAACTGGCACTGGTCAACCCAATCGGTCTGGAAGACTGGAAGGCCCTCGGCGTGCCCTATCGCACGGTGGACCAGTGGTATCAGCGCGAGCTGAAAGTCAGCGCCCAAGGTATTCGCGATTACGAACGCACCACCTACTACGACGGCCGCTGGAAACCGGAATTCGACCGCTGGGTGGACATGCTCGCCGGCCTGAGCAAAGGCTCGGGCAAGACCCAGGTCGCGTGGAACTCGGCGCTGATCTACGACATGATTTTCACCCAACCGGTGTACTACGAGTTCAAGGACTTGAAGATGCCGACCCTACTGCTGATCGGCACCTCCGACACCACGGCCATCGGCAAAGATCTCGCGCCGCCAGAAGTGAAAGCGAAAATCGGCCACTATGACGTGCTCGGCAAACAAGTGGCCAAGCTCATCCCGCAGTCGACGCTGGTGGAATTTCCCGGCATGGGCCACGCGCCGCAAATGGAAGAACCGGCGCAGTTCCACAAGGCCCTGCTCGACTGGCTCAATACATCCAATTCCGTTCGTTGA
- a CDS encoding D-2-hydroxyacid dehydrogenase family protein: MAVQIAVIDDWQDVARDVVDWSVLDGIGEVTFEHDYPTDHATLAERLGKYQVICVMRERTRFDEDLLKRLPKLKLLVTGGMRNAALDMQAAAKLGIKVCGTDSYKHAAPELTWALIMAATRNLLNEANALRNGHWQQGLGGDLHGKTLGILGLGSIGQRVAQFGQVFGMQVIAWSENLTAERAQQAGVTYVSKQALFEQADVLSVHLVLSERSRGLVDAQALSWMKPTALLVNTARGPIVDEGALIKALQKKHIAGAALDVFEHEPLPAMHPFRTLDNVLATPHVGYVSRQNYEQFFSQMIEDIQAWSSGNPVRLLN, encoded by the coding sequence ATGGCGGTGCAGATTGCAGTGATCGATGACTGGCAGGACGTGGCCCGCGACGTGGTCGACTGGTCCGTGCTCGACGGCATTGGCGAAGTGACGTTCGAACATGACTACCCGACAGACCACGCCACCCTGGCCGAGCGTCTGGGCAAGTATCAGGTGATCTGCGTCATGCGCGAACGCACGCGCTTCGACGAAGACCTGCTCAAGCGTCTGCCCAAGCTGAAGTTGCTGGTCACCGGCGGCATGCGCAACGCGGCGCTGGACATGCAAGCGGCAGCGAAACTGGGCATCAAGGTGTGTGGCACCGACAGTTACAAGCATGCGGCCCCGGAGTTGACCTGGGCACTGATCATGGCTGCGACGCGCAATCTGCTGAATGAAGCCAATGCCCTGCGCAACGGCCACTGGCAGCAAGGGCTGGGCGGCGATCTGCACGGCAAGACCCTGGGCATTCTCGGCCTGGGCAGCATCGGTCAACGGGTTGCACAGTTTGGCCAGGTGTTTGGCATGCAGGTGATCGCCTGGAGCGAGAACCTTACCGCTGAACGTGCGCAACAGGCGGGCGTGACGTATGTCAGCAAGCAGGCCTTGTTCGAACAGGCGGACGTGCTGTCGGTGCATCTGGTGCTCAGCGAACGCAGTCGCGGCCTGGTCGACGCGCAAGCGTTAAGCTGGATGAAACCGACCGCGCTGCTGGTCAACACCGCGCGCGGGCCGATTGTCGATGAAGGGGCGCTGATCAAGGCCCTGCAAAAAAAGCACATCGCCGGGGCAGCCCTGGACGTGTTCGAACACGAACCGCTGCCGGCCATGCACCCGTTTCGCACACTGGACAATGTGCTGGCGACGCCGCATGTGGGGTATGTCAGTCGGCAGAACTATGAACAGTTCTTTTCCCAGATGATCGAGGATATTCAGGCCTGGTCGAGCGGTAACCCGGTTCGCCTGCTGAACTGA
- a CDS encoding SET domain-containing protein-lysine N-methyltransferase has translation MITKTHDDTRLPAQLESARTTFNAQLVTRLSASRTLDNELPTREGIGREQLIARFGDLGAFFEEPIFSTDEYRGTAEQTGLSGLHSLLDIAMMDWANPRPFKADERLSSLNSEKLREVLRTLNDKPQFGVRTAFETQFKSAIEEKKAAVNTTVRHLLSQLPLEDRKNFEWGAISFFQEGSYQIGTGFFDRTPGQNKPGLLVRVERAGVAPQAYEVNFNKGTIAHTALYRVRHQESREANRVFTTRLFTPREAANDLGRERPANRFPPDSFNSERSHGIAKAFVEHLDLDDPTIKEQARGQTTLDKLLGGPKPLTEFLLNLIPFRSAIVNFHKGHVGEGVFDLLLDVFGFLTAGAATAGKLIKIGRSALSGGARVLRAVKVIGVATIDALNPVGGLGDLARLLGTGGLYLLSKGAKLVNRLRGASGSYDVLKAISLDYDAAATGVVKVAGQTKEGAAVLKNGHWYAFDADVMRPYGSPLDEFRVATQAVAGQVDIAHIDDLHELSNTLSGHFEVPESRIAGLSRNSRGLYIAADGHLTHIRHTDGSGRTAVYEVRDVSSRAEGVVNAMIYHNGKPTHLRVGHIEGDQWRRLGAGGGGKPITAEHLQAWEALSGEERQRLTREGFARQNDLSVKTFEYFVMFDGQLSDAGMLVRHRPANTPFNLPDETHLRAWQTMTQTERNTMTMAGFVGQHHFDPDVFLKHLRQNIGGMTVTADHLRIWEALSSEEQLRLGRRGFAIQNDLAVKTFEYYVKVDGQLSDVGRLVLHRPANTPFNQLNKMHLHTWQALSQVERDTMTMSGFVGQHHLDHNVFEKHARQNGTLKPKGEALLHSLAGGTYKSITEDDLRDWKAIFESPGNVVTQTQFMQQRQLDPVKWRNYVTFNGPLKVRGLQRLKRAAQTSNKRPLPVLQPDAPVIPQVEAPDGALSGNAQGTTGNELPALKAKPPKAGVTVRKPPVYAPYETNIHTWLDMTQAQRDAMTMEEFARRHHLQLSTFQSHVRHNGTLTPAGMAVVRHRYREITDDLLREWRALTETAGNTFTPTQFMRERRLDPIKWLKQVNFDGSLKNTTLQRLYPPVQNTELPRLPDQPATTPTRKRPAQEPVDAPPPKYPDQNQPADTPPSEPVPGPSTQDLPVVIKVEAGVSPRLPPHQIDNTLPILQDPTNPAVSLTRLLEGPIDDIRITNWSGLLADLDTATKARVRVQMKESIKDWLRTEGQHQSRFDETLEVVTKLDDGGPDRGASVWARRDIPQFEVLGPYAGKYHASEASLFQEQRKQGSRAVLTYLFGTRSDSRSVSALHTGNTLSLINTSQMGNGPVWRSNNVISVGVGKNLTFYVALKDIKKGDELLVDYGTSYNPLPDIAIKPDPDH, from the coding sequence GTGATCACCAAAACCCACGATGACACCCGTCTCCCCGCACAATTGGAATCCGCAAGAACCACCTTCAACGCGCAACTTGTCACTCGGCTCTCTGCCTCGCGGACTCTGGATAACGAACTGCCCACACGGGAAGGCATCGGCCGGGAGCAGTTGATAGCGCGATTTGGCGACCTGGGCGCGTTTTTCGAAGAGCCAATATTCAGTACTGATGAATATCGCGGTACAGCCGAACAGACCGGGCTGAGTGGTCTGCATTCATTACTGGATATCGCCATGATGGACTGGGCCAATCCCAGACCGTTCAAGGCGGATGAACGCCTGAGTTCACTCAACTCGGAAAAACTGCGCGAGGTGCTGAGGACGCTGAACGATAAACCGCAGTTTGGCGTACGGACAGCGTTCGAAACACAGTTCAAAAGCGCGATCGAGGAAAAAAAAGCTGCCGTCAATACAACGGTCAGGCACCTGCTCTCGCAGTTGCCATTGGAGGATCGGAAGAACTTCGAGTGGGGAGCCATCAGCTTTTTCCAGGAAGGCTCATACCAGATCGGCACGGGTTTTTTCGACAGGACGCCCGGTCAGAATAAACCGGGGCTGCTGGTCAGGGTTGAGCGCGCAGGCGTTGCTCCGCAAGCGTACGAAGTTAATTTCAACAAGGGCACGATTGCACATACGGCGCTGTACAGAGTGAGGCATCAGGAGTCACGAGAAGCCAACCGGGTTTTTACCACCCGACTGTTCACGCCCCGTGAGGCGGCGAATGATCTCGGTCGTGAGCGCCCCGCGAACCGATTCCCCCCCGATAGCTTCAACAGCGAGCGATCCCATGGGATTGCCAAGGCTTTTGTCGAGCACCTCGATCTCGACGATCCGACGATAAAAGAACAGGCGCGCGGGCAGACCACCCTGGACAAATTACTGGGTGGTCCCAAGCCGCTGACCGAGTTTTTGCTAAACCTGATCCCTTTCAGATCAGCCATTGTCAATTTTCACAAAGGCCACGTGGGGGAGGGCGTATTCGATCTCTTGCTGGATGTCTTCGGGTTCCTCACCGCTGGCGCCGCTACTGCAGGAAAGTTGATCAAGATCGGCCGTTCTGCCCTTTCCGGCGGGGCCAGAGTATTACGCGCGGTCAAGGTCATTGGCGTCGCCACCATCGATGCACTTAACCCTGTTGGCGGTCTGGGGGATCTGGCCAGGCTGCTGGGGACCGGTGGTCTTTATCTGTTGTCCAAAGGCGCCAAACTCGTCAACCGGCTCAGGGGCGCCAGTGGCAGTTACGATGTGTTGAAGGCAATCAGCCTAGATTATGACGCTGCGGCGACAGGGGTCGTGAAGGTCGCTGGTCAGACGAAGGAAGGCGCTGCCGTGCTGAAAAATGGCCACTGGTATGCCTTTGATGCCGACGTGATGCGACCTTATGGCAGTCCGCTCGACGAGTTCAGGGTCGCGACCCAGGCTGTCGCGGGTCAGGTGGACATCGCGCATATTGATGACCTGCATGAGCTGAGCAATACGCTGTCCGGTCACTTCGAAGTTCCCGAGTCGCGCATCGCCGGCCTCTCCCGCAACAGTCGGGGCTTGTACATTGCCGCCGATGGGCACCTGACTCATATCCGCCATACCGACGGCAGTGGCAGAACGGCTGTGTACGAGGTGCGGGATGTTTCCAGCCGGGCGGAGGGCGTAGTCAATGCAATGATTTATCACAATGGCAAGCCAACCCATTTGCGGGTCGGGCATATAGAGGGTGACCAATGGCGACGTCTGGGGGCCGGCGGTGGGGGCAAGCCGATCACCGCTGAGCATTTGCAGGCCTGGGAGGCGTTGTCGGGCGAGGAGCGGCAAAGGCTTACCCGTGAGGGTTTTGCCCGACAGAATGACCTGTCAGTGAAAACCTTTGAGTATTTCGTGATGTTCGATGGCCAGTTGAGCGATGCCGGCATGCTCGTGCGTCATCGCCCGGCCAACACGCCCTTCAATCTACCGGACGAAACGCACCTTCGGGCGTGGCAAACCATGACACAAACTGAGCGTAACACTATGACCATGGCCGGATTTGTCGGTCAGCATCACTTTGATCCTGACGTGTTCCTGAAACACTTACGGCAAAATATTGGGGGCATGACGGTTACCGCAGACCATTTACGGATTTGGGAGGCGTTATCGAGCGAAGAACAATTGAGGCTTGGCCGTCGGGGCTTTGCCATACAGAACGACTTGGCCGTGAAAACCTTTGAGTATTACGTGAAGGTCGATGGCCAGTTGAGCGATGTCGGCAGGCTCGTGCTTCATCGCCCGGCCAATACCCCCTTCAATCAACTGAACAAAATGCATCTTCATACCTGGCAAGCCCTGTCACAAGTTGAGCGTGACACTATGACCATGTCCGGATTTGTCGGTCAGCATCACCTTGATCACAATGTGTTCGAAAAACATGCACGGCAAAATGGCACGCTGAAGCCTAAGGGAGAGGCGCTGTTGCACAGCCTGGCCGGCGGCACCTATAAATCGATTACCGAGGACGATTTACGCGATTGGAAGGCGATTTTCGAGAGTCCGGGCAACGTCGTCACGCAAACGCAATTCATGCAACAAAGACAACTCGACCCCGTCAAATGGCGCAATTACGTTACATTTAATGGCCCCTTGAAAGTCAGGGGCTTGCAGCGTCTCAAGCGCGCAGCGCAAACCAGCAACAAGCGACCCCTCCCAGTCCTGCAGCCAGATGCACCTGTTATCCCGCAGGTTGAGGCGCCGGACGGGGCTTTGAGTGGCAACGCGCAGGGCACCACTGGTAATGAATTGCCGGCGTTGAAAGCAAAGCCGCCGAAGGCTGGCGTTACCGTACGTAAACCCCCTGTCTACGCGCCCTACGAAACAAATATTCATACCTGGCTGGACATGACACAAGCGCAGCGTGACGCAATGACAATGGAGGAATTTGCTCGTCGTCATCATCTGCAGCTGAGTACATTTCAAAGCCATGTCCGGCACAATGGTACTTTGACACCTGCTGGTATGGCGGTGGTCCGCCACCGTTATAGAGAGATTACCGATGACCTTTTACGCGAATGGAGGGCGCTGACCGAGACAGCGGGCAATACCTTCACCCCCACGCAATTCATGCGCGAACGTCGACTCGATCCCATCAAATGGCTGAAACAGGTCAACTTTGACGGGTCTTTGAAGAACACGACTTTGCAGCGTCTTTATCCGCCTGTGCAGAACACCGAACTGCCTCGCCTGCCCGACCAACCGGCGACGACTCCGACACGAAAGCGCCCTGCGCAAGAGCCTGTGGATGCGCCACCGCCGAAATATCCGGATCAGAACCAGCCCGCCGACACGCCACCGAGCGAACCGGTCCCCGGGCCATCGACGCAAGACTTGCCTGTGGTTATCAAGGTGGAAGCCGGCGTCTCCCCGCGATTACCTCCGCATCAAATCGACAACACACTGCCGATTCTGCAAGACCCGACAAACCCTGCAGTGAGCCTGACCCGCTTGCTTGAGGGCCCCATCGATGACATCCGTATCACCAACTGGAGTGGCCTTCTGGCAGACCTTGATACTGCGACGAAAGCGCGCGTCAGAGTGCAAATGAAGGAGTCGATCAAAGACTGGTTGCGCACCGAAGGTCAACATCAGTCGCGGTTTGATGAAACACTGGAGGTGGTCACGAAGCTGGACGATGGCGGCCCGGATCGAGGCGCTTCGGTGTGGGCGCGGCGCGACATTCCCCAATTTGAAGTGCTTGGGCCGTATGCCGGCAAATACCATGCATCAGAGGCGTCGTTGTTCCAGGAACAACGCAAGCAGGGTTCACGGGCTGTCCTGACCTACCTGTTCGGTACTCGTTCGGACTCGCGCTCGGTGAGTGCGCTGCATACGGGCAACACCCTGAGCCTGATCAATACCTCGCAAATGGGCAATGGGCCGGTGTGGAGGTCGAACAATGTGATCTCCGTCGGGGTCGGGAAAAACCTGACGTTCTATGTAGCGCTGAAGGACATCAAAAAAGGTGACGAATTGCTGGTGGACTATGGGACGTCCTACAACCCGCTGCCTGATATCGCGATCAAGCCCGACCCTGATCATTGA
- the glgA gene encoding glycogen synthase GlgA, which produces MISAALDIQGERAQQAVGESSTISVPGSRQINVPGTKTLTPVASQNPNKKKVLFVTSEIADLVKTGGLGDVSAALPRAMAHLHDVRVLIPGYPQVMHSENPIHIIGELGGHAALPPCKIGRMDMPDGLVIYVLICPELYEREGSPYGANNGRDWPDNHIRFARLGLAAADIAANLAQIHWCPDLVHAHDWPAGLAPAYMHWRGQRTPTLFTIHNLAYQGVTSLGSCPELGIPTHALQQEGMEFYGKMSFLKAGMAYSSHITTVSATYAQEITTPDFGCGLDGFLAAKTQQGLLSGIPNGIDESWDAATDPHLFAPFAIGDWEGKAVNAAHVRELFELNDSEGPLFAVVSRLVYQKGLDLTIAVSEYIVKNGGQIAIIGRGEPEEEQAMRELALRFPGQIGVRIGFNETDARRMFAGSDFLLMPSRYEPCGLSQMYAQRFGSLPVARNTGGLADTIENGVTGFLFDESTAESYQEALSRAFKVFAFPELLNAMRCRAMAAPFNWSKAVEPYAELYERLVAKALGKAHHK; this is translated from the coding sequence ATGATCAGTGCGGCATTGGATATTCAGGGAGAGCGTGCTCAGCAGGCGGTTGGTGAATCGAGCACCATCAGTGTTCCCGGCAGCCGACAGATCAACGTCCCCGGCACCAAAACGCTGACTCCAGTAGCGAGCCAGAACCCCAACAAGAAAAAAGTATTGTTCGTCACCTCGGAAATCGCCGATCTGGTCAAGACCGGCGGCCTGGGTGACGTGTCTGCCGCCCTGCCCCGCGCCATGGCCCATCTGCACGACGTGCGGGTACTGATCCCCGGTTATCCGCAGGTGATGCACAGCGAGAACCCGATCCACATCATCGGGGAACTCGGTGGCCATGCAGCGCTGCCGCCGTGCAAGATCGGGCGCATGGACATGCCCGACGGTCTGGTGATCTACGTGTTGATCTGCCCCGAGCTCTACGAGCGTGAAGGCTCGCCGTACGGCGCGAACAACGGCCGCGACTGGCCGGACAACCATATCCGTTTCGCCCGCCTGGGCCTCGCGGCTGCCGATATCGCCGCCAATCTCGCCCAGATTCACTGGTGCCCGGATCTGGTGCACGCCCATGACTGGCCGGCCGGTCTGGCCCCGGCTTATATGCACTGGCGCGGGCAGCGCACGCCGACCCTGTTCACCATTCACAACCTTGCGTATCAAGGCGTGACCAGCCTCGGCTCGTGCCCGGAACTCGGCATTCCCACCCATGCCCTGCAACAGGAAGGCATGGAGTTCTACGGCAAGATGTCGTTTCTCAAGGCCGGCATGGCTTATTCGAGCCATATCACCACGGTCAGCGCGACTTACGCGCAGGAAATCACCACCCCGGATTTCGGCTGCGGCCTCGACGGCTTTCTCGCCGCCAAGACCCAGCAAGGCTTGCTCAGTGGCATCCCCAACGGCATCGATGAGAGTTGGGACGCTGCCACCGATCCGCACCTGTTCGCACCGTTCGCCATTGGTGACTGGGAAGGCAAAGCGGTCAACGCCGCGCATGTGCGTGAGTTATTTGAATTGAATGACTCAGAGGGCCCGCTGTTCGCCGTGGTGTCGCGACTGGTCTATCAAAAAGGTCTGGACCTGACGATAGCGGTGTCCGAGTACATCGTTAAAAACGGCGGCCAGATCGCGATCATCGGGCGTGGCGAGCCGGAAGAAGAACAAGCCATGCGCGAACTCGCCCTGCGTTTCCCCGGCCAGATCGGTGTGCGCATCGGCTTCAACGAAACCGACGCCCGCCGCATGTTCGCCGGCAGCGATTTCCTGCTGATGCCATCGCGTTATGAACCGTGCGGCTTGAGCCAGATGTACGCCCAGCGTTTCGGTTCGTTGCCGGTGGCGCGCAATACCGGCGGCTTGGCCGACACCATTGAAAACGGCGTCACCGGTTTCCTCTTTGATGAGTCCACCGCCGAGAGTTATCAGGAAGCCCTGAGCCGTGCGTTCAAGGTGTTCGCCTTTCCCGAGTTGCTCAACGCCATGCGCTGCCGCGCCATGGCTGCACCGTTCAACTGGTCCAAGGCTGTCGAACCGTACGCTGAACTTTACGAACGACTGGTGGCCAAGGCGCTGGGTAAAGCTCACCACAAATAA
- the treZ gene encoding malto-oligosyltrehalose trehalohydrolase, with protein MPLRTQENWPHGAIMQDAEHTQFALWAPDAFYVSVELGDGQSLPMLPQADGWFVIKARCPAGTRYRFNIDGELEVPDPASRAQDGDLDRHSVVVDPLAYQWRHSTWHGRPWNEAVIYEVHVGALGGFAAIEAHLSRLAELGITAIELMPIAQFPGERNWGYDGVLHYAPQASYGTPEQLKHLIDTAHGHGLAVILDVVYNHFGPDGNYLSHYAKGFFREDKHTPWGAGIDFRRREVREFFIENALMWLLEYRFDGLRLDAVHAIEDPHFLRELAQRIRQQVDPARHVWLTVENELNQSSLLEEDYDAQWNDDGHNALHVLLTGETDAYYADYAMQPTEQLARCLSQGFVFQGHITRHGEPRGEPSEHLPSTAFVLFLQNHDQIGNRAFGERLHQLADPRALQAATVLLLLSPMIPLMFMGDEFACEQPFLFFTSHHGELAELVREGRRNEFAAFSAFTDPHQREQIPDPNAEQTFHASQPRLIGEGTAQQKETFELYRQLLQLRHQYIIPHLCGTQALGAQMLGRGAVSARWRLGDGSELRIDLNLSDTAVVNPPRTGAVWLFQKPPAEEHADEGLLPPYCALVSLTAATPLQPLNGERL; from the coding sequence ATGCCGTTACGGACCCAAGAGAACTGGCCCCACGGCGCGATCATGCAGGACGCCGAACATACACAATTTGCGCTGTGGGCGCCGGATGCGTTTTACGTCAGCGTCGAGCTGGGAGACGGCCAGTCACTGCCGATGTTGCCGCAGGCAGATGGCTGGTTCGTGATCAAGGCCCGCTGCCCGGCGGGTACGCGTTACCGCTTCAACATCGATGGCGAACTGGAGGTGCCGGACCCGGCCTCCAGAGCGCAAGACGGTGACCTCGACCGCCACAGCGTGGTGGTCGATCCGCTGGCCTATCAATGGCGACACAGTACCTGGCACGGTCGGCCGTGGAACGAAGCGGTGATCTACGAGGTGCACGTGGGTGCGCTGGGCGGATTCGCGGCCATTGAAGCGCATCTGTCGCGGCTCGCCGAGTTGGGCATTACCGCCATTGAACTGATGCCCATCGCGCAGTTTCCCGGCGAGCGTAACTGGGGCTACGACGGCGTTCTGCACTACGCGCCACAAGCGTCCTATGGCACGCCGGAGCAACTCAAACATTTGATCGACACCGCCCACGGCCACGGTCTGGCGGTGATACTCGACGTGGTCTACAACCACTTCGGCCCAGATGGCAACTACCTGAGCCACTACGCCAAAGGGTTTTTCCGCGAGGACAAACACACGCCATGGGGCGCCGGGATCGATTTCAGGCGCCGTGAAGTGCGCGAATTCTTCATCGAAAATGCCCTGATGTGGCTGCTTGAGTACCGCTTCGACGGCTTACGCCTGGACGCCGTACATGCCATCGAGGACCCGCATTTTCTCCGTGAACTGGCGCAACGCATCCGCCAGCAAGTCGATCCGGCACGGCATGTCTGGCTCACGGTCGAGAACGAACTGAACCAGTCGAGCCTGCTCGAAGAAGACTACGACGCACAGTGGAACGACGACGGTCATAACGCCTTGCACGTGCTGCTGACCGGAGAAACCGACGCCTACTACGCCGATTATGCGATGCAGCCGACCGAGCAACTGGCGCGCTGCCTGAGTCAGGGGTTCGTGTTCCAGGGCCATATCACCCGTCACGGCGAACCCCGTGGCGAGCCGAGCGAACACCTGCCCTCCACGGCATTTGTGTTGTTCCTGCAGAACCACGACCAGATCGGCAACCGCGCCTTCGGCGAGCGCCTGCATCAACTGGCCGATCCGCGGGCATTGCAAGCCGCCACCGTGTTGCTGCTGCTCTCGCCGATGATCCCGTTGATGTTCATGGGCGACGAGTTTGCGTGTGAGCAACCCTTCCTGTTTTTCACCAGCCACCACGGCGAACTGGCGGAGCTGGTACGTGAAGGCCGGCGCAACGAATTTGCCGCGTTCAGCGCCTTTACCGACCCGCACCAACGCGAGCAGATCCCCGACCCGAATGCCGAACAGACCTTCCATGCCTCACAGCCACGGCTGATCGGCGAGGGCACGGCGCAGCAGAAAGAGACATTTGAGCTGTACCGCCAGCTCCTGCAACTGCGCCATCAATACATCATCCCGCACCTCTGCGGAACCCAGGCCCTGGGCGCGCAAATGCTCGGGCGCGGGGCCGTCAGCGCCCGCTGGCGCCTGGGCGATGGCAGTGAGCTGCGAATCGACCTGAACCTCAGCGATACGGCAGTGGTCAACCCTCCACGGACCGGCGCAGTGTGGCTGTTTCAAAAGCCACCCGCCGAAGAACACGCCGATGAGGGCCTGCTTCCCCCGTATTGCGCGCTCGTCAGCCTCACGGCCGCAACCCCCTTGCAACCTCTGAATGGAGAGCGCCTATGA